The following proteins are co-located in the Sandaracinaceae bacterium genome:
- a CDS encoding DMT family transporter, translating into MKRDARLVPLALAGAIVSISFAAIFFRLAAPTHPMIVAGTRLAIASALLCPFVIRAQRAGRLPRRVLTRALACGLLYGVHFGTWVSSLTMTSVASSVTLVTATPLLLALLSFATGRDHPERRHWISIGLAVLGLSLIGWADLSFSGDALLGDGLALTGAAAMAFYLLLVRGLGDDLDVLAFGGVATGVGAVSLFSTAALVGVPIAWASPASLGWIALSALIPQLIGHNLLTWSLRHAKPTAVGIATVGEPVGATFLAWIWLDERLGPVVATGCAITLAAVLLSVRLRPAPV; encoded by the coding sequence ATGAAGCGCGACGCGCGGCTCGTCCCGCTCGCCCTCGCCGGCGCCATCGTCAGCATCTCCTTCGCGGCGATCTTCTTCCGCCTCGCCGCGCCCACGCACCCGATGATCGTGGCCGGCACGCGCCTCGCCATCGCCTCGGCGCTGCTCTGTCCGTTCGTGATCCGCGCCCAGCGCGCGGGGCGGCTGCCGCGCCGCGTGCTCACGCGCGCCCTCGCCTGCGGCCTGCTCTATGGCGTGCACTTCGGCACGTGGGTCAGCTCGCTCACGATGACGAGCGTGGCCTCGAGCGTCACCCTGGTGACCGCGACACCGCTCCTGCTCGCGCTCCTCTCGTTCGCGACGGGCCGAGACCACCCGGAGCGTCGCCACTGGATCTCGATCGGCCTCGCGGTCCTGGGCCTGAGCCTGATCGGCTGGGCGGATCTCTCCTTCTCCGGCGACGCGCTCCTGGGCGACGGCCTCGCCCTGACCGGCGCGGCCGCGATGGCGTTCTACTTGCTGCTCGTGCGCGGCCTCGGCGACGACCTCGACGTGCTGGCGTTCGGGGGCGTCGCGACCGGCGTCGGCGCGGTCTCGCTCTTCTCGACCGCGGCGCTCGTCGGCGTGCCGATCGCGTGGGCGTCGCCGGCGTCGCTCGGCTGGATCGCGCTGTCGGCGCTGATCCCACAGCTCATCGGCCACAACCTCCTGACCTGGTCGCTCCGGCACGCCAAGCCCACCGCGGTCGGCATCGCCACCGTGGGAGAGCCGGTCGGCGCCACGTTCCTTGCGTGGATCTGGCTCGACGAGCGGCTCGGCCCCGTGGTGGCGACCGGCTGCGCGATCACCCTCGCCGCGGTCCTGCTCTCGGTCCGGCTTCGCCCCGCGCCGGTGTAA
- a CDS encoding PAS domain-containing protein, translating to MDAPRHRRSGGTLARRTLGPLALLVGLVIAGVTLLVYLHLTSSLEEQALAQLSSYVQERGRHEQEVFERTERTQARLRRELLSALRTSDAARFDERFERHPDGVIRNAEGRLDGARHAQVWVGRDVTVHDDLRRRLVTAYDLVQRYGPGLEHRFINLYVSFPENALAYYWPSAPDWSTRVSPGLDIRGEEFFEVATPENDPSREVAWTGVYRDRYGPWMVSCETPVDVDGEHVATVGQDITLDSLLERTRTESLPGSHNLVFRKDGRLIAHPELYAGYDDETRDLRIQSLDDLGLRETLRLARELPPGEHVAYNEVAEAYLGITRLEGPGWFFVTVSPEHLVSAPAEDLAGVMLLLGALALLLEVLVFSLVLRRYVTQPLEALTAATEALARGERDAPLPVGRDDELGRLAAAFERTRDAVTTKEDELAAEAQARLESERQLRAILEQTPAVVFIKDLDGRYSLVNRRFRELLGSEPDVDSLTDYDFLPTEVADAMRENDMQVIEGGVAIQFEERVPFDGVERVYVTVKFPLHDADGEPLGVCGIATDITRRKELEEQLRQSQKMDALGQLAGGVAHDFNNLLTVILAQSDLLRMSLEGQPKLRDDIELVLDAAERAKALTRQLLAFSRRELYDAQIFDLRAALDEMRALLSRVIAENIEVELELGPEPLNVRADRGQIEQLTLNLATNARDAMPDGGRLRLAAEEVVIGDDDELGIEPGPYVRLTVSDTGVGMDEATRAKAMEPFFTTKTGDRGTGLGLAIVYGIVKQSGGAVQLRSALGEGTTVTVYLPTAEGEATAASPVDPAARVGTETVLVLEDALPVANVIERALRGSGYQVLMASRGEDAVELARSHDGPIHVLVSDVMLPGMDGPSAAAEIRSLRPEIAVLFITGHVDERIRQGALGEEADVLEKPFRPGELVERVRRALDGDPGARSALP from the coding sequence GTGGACGCCCCTCGCCATCGACGGTCCGGCGGTACGCTCGCTCGGCGCACGCTGGGTCCCCTCGCCCTGCTGGTGGGGCTCGTGATCGCTGGCGTCACGCTCCTCGTGTATCTGCACCTGACCTCCAGCCTCGAGGAGCAGGCGCTCGCCCAGCTGAGCAGCTACGTGCAGGAGCGCGGGCGCCACGAGCAGGAGGTCTTCGAGCGCACCGAGCGAACCCAGGCGCGCCTGCGTCGGGAGCTCCTGTCGGCCCTGCGCACGAGCGACGCGGCGCGCTTCGATGAGCGCTTCGAGCGCCACCCGGACGGCGTGATTCGCAACGCGGAGGGGCGGCTGGACGGCGCGCGCCACGCGCAGGTGTGGGTGGGCCGGGACGTGACGGTGCATGACGATCTCCGTCGACGCCTGGTGACCGCCTACGACCTCGTGCAGCGCTACGGGCCGGGGCTCGAGCACCGCTTCATCAACCTCTACGTCTCGTTCCCGGAGAACGCGCTCGCCTACTACTGGCCGAGCGCGCCCGACTGGTCGACGCGCGTCTCGCCGGGGCTCGACATCCGCGGCGAGGAGTTCTTCGAGGTCGCCACGCCCGAGAACGATCCGAGCCGCGAGGTCGCCTGGACCGGCGTCTACCGCGACCGGTACGGGCCCTGGATGGTCTCCTGCGAGACGCCGGTCGACGTCGACGGTGAACACGTGGCCACCGTCGGGCAGGACATCACGCTCGACTCGCTGCTGGAGCGCACGCGCACCGAGTCCCTGCCGGGCAGCCACAACCTCGTCTTCCGAAAGGATGGCAGGCTCATCGCGCACCCCGAGCTGTACGCGGGATACGACGACGAGACGCGTGACCTGCGGATCCAGTCGCTCGATGACCTCGGGCTCCGGGAGACCCTGCGGCTGGCGCGTGAGCTGCCGCCCGGTGAGCACGTCGCCTACAACGAGGTCGCGGAGGCGTACCTCGGGATCACGCGGCTCGAAGGCCCGGGCTGGTTCTTCGTCACGGTCTCGCCCGAGCACCTCGTGTCCGCCCCGGCCGAGGACCTCGCGGGGGTGATGCTGCTGCTCGGTGCGCTCGCGCTGCTGCTGGAGGTGCTCGTGTTCTCCTTGGTCCTGCGCCGCTACGTCACGCAGCCGCTCGAGGCGCTGACGGCGGCGACGGAAGCGCTCGCGCGCGGAGAGCGGGACGCGCCGCTGCCGGTCGGTCGCGACGACGAGCTCGGGCGGCTCGCGGCGGCGTTCGAGCGCACGCGAGACGCGGTGACCACGAAGGAGGACGAGCTCGCGGCGGAGGCGCAGGCGCGCCTGGAGAGCGAGCGCCAGCTGCGCGCGATCCTCGAGCAGACCCCGGCCGTCGTGTTCATCAAGGACCTCGACGGACGCTACTCGCTCGTGAACCGTCGCTTCCGGGAGCTCCTCGGCAGCGAGCCCGACGTCGACTCCCTGACCGACTACGACTTCCTGCCGACCGAGGTCGCCGACGCGATGCGCGAGAACGACATGCAGGTGATCGAAGGCGGCGTCGCGATCCAGTTCGAGGAGCGCGTCCCGTTCGACGGGGTGGAGCGCGTCTACGTCACGGTGAAGTTCCCGCTCCACGACGCGGACGGAGAGCCGCTCGGGGTGTGCGGCATCGCCACGGACATCACGCGGCGCAAGGAGCTGGAGGAGCAGCTGCGTCAATCACAGAAGATGGACGCGCTGGGCCAGCTGGCGGGCGGCGTGGCCCACGACTTCAACAACCTGCTGACGGTGATCCTCGCGCAGTCCGATCTCCTCCGCATGTCGCTCGAGGGGCAGCCGAAGCTGCGTGACGACATCGAGCTGGTGCTGGACGCGGCCGAGCGCGCGAAGGCGCTGACCCGGCAGCTGCTCGCCTTCTCGCGCCGCGAGCTCTACGACGCGCAGATCTTCGATCTCCGAGCGGCGCTCGACGAGATGCGCGCGCTGCTCAGCCGGGTGATCGCCGAGAACATCGAGGTCGAGCTCGAGCTCGGGCCGGAACCGCTGAACGTGCGCGCCGACCGCGGCCAGATCGAGCAGCTCACCCTGAACCTGGCCACCAACGCGCGCGACGCGATGCCCGACGGCGGGCGGCTGCGCCTCGCGGCCGAGGAGGTCGTGATCGGCGACGACGACGAGCTGGGGATCGAGCCCGGACCCTACGTCCGCCTGACGGTGAGCGACACCGGCGTCGGCATGGACGAGGCCACCCGCGCCAAGGCGATGGAGCCCTTCTTCACCACCAAGACGGGCGACCGGGGCACGGGGCTCGGGCTCGCGATCGTCTACGGGATCGTCAAGCAGAGCGGCGGCGCGGTGCAGCTCCGCAGCGCCCTCGGCGAGGGGACGACGGTCACCGTCTACCTGCCCACGGCGGAAGGCGAGGCGACGGCGGCCAGCCCCGTCGATCCGGCGGCCCGCGTGGGCACGGAGACCGTGCTGGTCCTGGAAGACGCGTTGCCGGTCGCGAACGTCATCGAGCGCGCGCTCCGCGGCTCCGGCTACCAGGTCTTGATGGCGAGCCGGGGCGAGGACGCGGTGGAGCTTGCGCGAAGCCACGACGGGCCGATCCACGTGCTCGTCTCCGACGTGATGCTGCCGGGCATGGACGGCCCGAGCGCGGCGGCCGAGATCCGCTCCCTGAGGCCCGAGATCGCGGTCCTGTTCATCACCGGTCACGTCGACGAGCGGATCCGACAAGGCGCGCTGGGCGAGGAGGCCGACGTGCTCGAGAAGCCGTTCCGTCCGGGCGAGCTGGTCGAGCGCGTCCGGCGCGCCCTCGACGGAGACCCTGGCGCGCGTTCTGCTCTACCCTGA
- a CDS encoding glutathione S-transferase C-terminal domain-containing protein produces MKPRPLEIPPASEAPTHRLVVSLGDPIGHSLAIARGFLERADDRVELAPTPHAPPRLERTDGTLESEDWLSIVDAVAPGLLERGPAHADWLERVRGVLEGAHALGAESHQGIYERKVDDWAQEVRAIDEHLRDHRYVLGGTISFADLLLFCFAVRIDAVHHVLWKANVYLLEDLPALHAHARDLFERPEVWQATDWDALVREPHEEAGDLNPRGLIPLGGRPALDAPHLRQSLSVEGELDASVEEDPNAARAEGEWVRGLSRHRARVGDPAHPPQAGRYHLFAPLNCPWSHRALLGRAVKGLEAAVGASIVYFRRDPERGWQFNPAIPGCTEDRVHGRTYVAEYYEAEGSEERSVPFLYDTLAERIVNNESADILRMFDDAFGPLATRGVSLYPEAHRAEIDRLNEEIYQRINNGAYKAGFARTQAAYARAFERYFAGLAWIESRLRDRPWLVDTDHPTEADLRLFPTVFRHDAVYYARFRLDAARVRDYPRLADWLRRMLDWPGVADASDLDHARNGYFGRTGNEIVPAGPVPLALSPKDFSRDTWLNRK; encoded by the coding sequence ATGAAGCCCCGCCCGCTCGAGATCCCGCCGGCGTCCGAGGCGCCCACGCACCGCCTCGTGGTCTCGCTCGGCGATCCGATCGGGCACTCGCTCGCGATCGCGCGCGGCTTCCTCGAGCGCGCCGACGATCGGGTCGAGCTCGCGCCGACGCCCCACGCTCCCCCGCGTCTCGAGCGGACCGACGGTACGCTGGAGAGTGAAGACTGGTTGTCCATCGTCGACGCCGTCGCGCCGGGGCTCCTCGAGCGCGGGCCGGCCCACGCGGACTGGCTCGAGCGGGTGCGGGGCGTCCTCGAGGGCGCGCACGCGCTTGGCGCCGAGAGCCACCAGGGCATCTACGAGCGCAAGGTCGACGACTGGGCGCAGGAGGTGCGCGCGATCGACGAACACCTCCGGGATCACCGCTACGTGCTCGGGGGGACGATCTCGTTCGCCGACCTCCTGCTCTTCTGCTTCGCCGTCCGCATCGACGCGGTGCATCACGTGCTCTGGAAGGCGAACGTGTACCTGCTCGAGGATCTCCCGGCGCTCCACGCCCACGCCCGCGATCTGTTCGAGCGCCCCGAGGTCTGGCAGGCCACCGACTGGGACGCGCTGGTGCGGGAGCCCCACGAGGAGGCCGGGGACCTGAACCCGCGGGGGCTGATCCCGCTCGGCGGACGCCCCGCGCTCGACGCGCCGCACTTGCGGCAGTCGCTGTCGGTCGAGGGAGAGCTCGACGCGTCGGTGGAGGAGGATCCGAACGCGGCGCGCGCGGAGGGGGAGTGGGTGCGGGGCCTGTCCCGGCACCGCGCGCGCGTCGGCGACCCGGCGCATCCCCCGCAGGCGGGCCGCTACCACCTCTTCGCGCCCCTCAACTGCCCCTGGTCCCACCGCGCGCTGCTCGGCCGCGCCGTCAAAGGGCTCGAGGCGGCCGTCGGCGCGTCGATCGTCTACTTCCGGCGCGACCCCGAGCGCGGCTGGCAGTTCAACCCCGCCATCCCCGGCTGCACCGAAGACCGCGTGCACGGCCGCACCTACGTCGCCGAGTACTACGAAGCCGAGGGGAGCGAAGAGCGCTCGGTCCCCTTCCTCTACGACACCCTGGCCGAGCGCATCGTCAACAACGAGTCCGCGGACATCTTGCGCATGTTCGACGACGCCTTCGGCCCGCTGGCCACGCGGGGCGTGTCCCTCTATCCAGAGGCGCACCGCGCGGAGATCGATCGGCTGAACGAGGAGATCTACCAGCGCATCAACAACGGCGCGTACAAGGCCGGCTTCGCGCGCACGCAGGCCGCCTACGCGCGCGCCTTCGAGCGCTACTTCGCGGGGCTCGCTTGGATCGAGTCGCGCCTGCGCGATCGCCCGTGGCTCGTGGACACCGACCACCCCACCGAAGCCGACTTGCGATTGTTCCCCACCGTCTTCCGCCACGACGCGGTCTACTACGCGCGCTTCCGGCTCGACGCGGCCCGCGTCCGGGACTACCCGCGCCTCGCCGACTGGCTCCGGCGCATGCTCGACTGGCCGGGCGTCGCCGACGCGAGCGACCTCGATCACGCCCGCAACGGCTACTTCGGTCGCACCGGCAACGAGATCGTCCCGGCCGGCCCGGTCCCGCTGGCGCTGTCCCCGAAGGATTTTTCCCGGGACACCTGGCTCAATCGAAAGTAA
- a CDS encoding TonB family protein has translation MLRVCLLLLSVLFLVGCDRLLGADDAPPVVAPVAPPQVTIATNLRQGATLYVDGQDRGPLTNGGRVTVGPGAHVFEARRDDEILARVERTLESGREAEVRLMTTSPPGAEPVAGTEPLAGAIRPGAAPVTRATVALGEIVLEEGVEAMASEARRALRARVRSIQGCYERALSSRPGARGDVRLLVRVAPTGTVRSAEVVEGVDSEVDACARDAVRRLRFARSDGGRFRTSFSFNPPSVEAAPSVEAAPSAARPTPSRGEVVGAMRAVEPLVRACSPGRHGIASVRFTFRGSDGTVESAPVSGDWPAEVVACVERAAMTARLAPFSRERFAVSYPFRL, from the coding sequence ATGTTGCGCGTCTGTCTTCTCCTCCTCTCCGTGCTCTTCCTCGTCGGATGCGATCGGCTCCTGGGGGCCGACGACGCGCCCCCCGTCGTCGCGCCGGTCGCGCCCCCGCAGGTCACGATCGCCACCAACCTGCGACAGGGCGCGACGCTCTACGTCGACGGCCAGGACCGCGGGCCGCTCACGAACGGAGGGAGAGTCACCGTGGGGCCCGGCGCCCATGTGTTCGAGGCGCGGCGCGACGACGAGATCCTGGCGAGGGTCGAGCGCACGCTGGAATCCGGGAGGGAGGCGGAGGTGCGCTTGATGACCACCTCGCCCCCGGGCGCCGAGCCCGTCGCGGGCACCGAGCCTCTCGCGGGCGCCATCAGGCCCGGCGCCGCGCCGGTCACACGGGCGACCGTCGCCCTGGGCGAGATCGTGCTGGAGGAGGGCGTGGAGGCGATGGCGTCGGAAGCCCGGAGGGCTCTACGCGCGCGCGTCCGCTCCATCCAGGGCTGCTACGAGCGCGCGCTCTCGAGCCGCCCTGGCGCCCGGGGGGACGTGCGGCTCCTCGTGCGGGTGGCTCCGACCGGCACCGTGAGGAGCGCCGAGGTCGTCGAGGGCGTGGACTCGGAGGTCGACGCGTGCGCTCGAGACGCCGTGCGTCGGCTCCGCTTCGCGCGGTCGGACGGCGGACGCTTCCGGACGTCGTTCTCGTTCAATCCCCCGAGCGTGGAGGCCGCCCCGAGCGTGGAGGCCGCCCCGAGCGCGGCGCGCCCGACACCGAGCCGCGGCGAGGTCGTCGGGGCCATGCGCGCGGTCGAGCCGCTCGTGCGGGCCTGCTCACCGGGGAGGCACGGGATCGCCTCGGTGCGCTTCACCTTCCGCGGGAGCGACGGCACGGTGGAGAGCGCGCCCGTCTCGGGCGACTGGCCGGCCGAGGTCGTCGCGTGCGTGGAGCGCGCCGCGATGACGGCGCGGCTGGCGCCGTTCTCGCGGGAGCGCTTCGCGGTGAGCTACCCGTTCCGGCTTTGA
- a CDS encoding protein kinase, whose protein sequence is MGTDDEDEGTRDTMASHPGARLKAKRRRSGVLEIGDMLDGRYRILSELGRGEMGVVYKGLDPGLERRVAIKLVAPSHVSSKGIRERFQTEARAMARVSHPNVVAIHALGEHAGTPYFVMELVEGTDLETWLEESEALPLSIGQAVSILSDIGAGIEAIHAAGATHGDLKPSNVLVDPKGRVVVTDLGLARLLDTQVRKTLELAGTPAYMAPEVLAMEKVSPELSKRVDVYSLAVIAFELLTGQPPFDAENLVQLLNMHATLPPRPPSALRPEIGATGDEVLLAALAKDPRLRTGSARELITGLERMAEEAESGIGRLHVAIVDDDADFTAFARLALEGAFPSSKVDTYRDGASAIEGITRSPPAVALVDLQLPDINGLEVVATLRAECPRFPIAVVTGVGSAKDWSVLSSLGADVFLAKPLDREELVRAVRRLIGRSSLPPPPRA, encoded by the coding sequence GTGGGTACCGACGACGAGGACGAGGGGACGCGCGACACGATGGCGTCTCATCCGGGGGCGCGGCTCAAGGCGAAGCGCCGTCGGTCGGGCGTGCTCGAGATCGGCGACATGCTCGACGGCCGCTATCGCATCCTCAGCGAGCTCGGGCGCGGCGAGATGGGCGTCGTCTACAAGGGGCTCGACCCGGGCCTCGAGCGGCGCGTGGCCATCAAGCTCGTCGCGCCGAGCCACGTCTCGAGCAAGGGCATCCGGGAGCGGTTCCAGACCGAGGCCCGGGCGATGGCCCGCGTCTCACACCCGAACGTCGTGGCCATTCACGCGCTCGGAGAGCACGCCGGGACCCCGTACTTCGTGATGGAGCTCGTCGAGGGCACCGACCTCGAGACCTGGCTCGAAGAGAGCGAGGCGCTGCCGCTGTCGATCGGGCAGGCCGTCTCGATCCTCTCGGACATCGGCGCCGGCATCGAGGCGATCCACGCGGCGGGCGCCACCCACGGCGACCTGAAGCCGTCGAACGTGCTCGTCGATCCGAAGGGCCGCGTGGTGGTGACCGATCTCGGCCTCGCGCGCCTCCTCGACACCCAGGTGCGCAAGACGCTCGAGCTCGCGGGTACGCCCGCCTACATGGCGCCCGAGGTCCTCGCGATGGAGAAGGTCTCGCCCGAGCTGTCCAAGCGCGTCGACGTCTACTCGCTCGCCGTCATCGCGTTCGAGCTCCTGACGGGGCAGCCGCCGTTCGACGCCGAGAACCTCGTGCAGCTCCTCAACATGCACGCGACGCTGCCGCCCAGGCCGCCGAGCGCGCTGCGCCCCGAGATCGGCGCGACGGGCGACGAGGTCCTGCTCGCCGCCCTGGCCAAGGACCCGAGGCTCCGGACCGGCTCCGCGCGGGAGCTCATCACCGGGCTCGAGCGCATGGCGGAGGAGGCGGAGAGCGGGATCGGCCGGCTCCACGTGGCGATCGTGGACGACGACGCGGACTTCACCGCCTTCGCGCGGCTCGCGCTCGAGGGCGCGTTCCCTTCCTCGAAGGTCGACACCTACCGGGACGGCGCGTCGGCGATCGAGGGCATCACCCGGAGCCCACCCGCCGTGGCGCTCGTCGATCTCCAGCTCCCGGACATCAACGGCCTCGAGGTCGTGGCGACCCTGCGCGCCGAGTGCCCGCGCTTCCCGATCGCGGTCGTGACCGGCGTGGGGAGCGCGAAGGACTGGAGCGTGCTGTCGAGCCTGGGCGCCGACGTCTTCCTCGCCAAGCCGCTCGACCGCGAGGAGCTGGTGCGCGCGGTGCGCCGCCTCATCGGCCGCAGCTCGCTCCCCCCGCCGCCGCGCGCCTGA